The following DNA comes from Corynebacterium urogenitale.
GTGATTCCAGACCGCGCAGGCGCCCCTCCTCCAGCCGTTGGCTCGCGAGCAGCAAATGCATCCTTAAACTGCGGCCCAGCCTGCCGATGGCCGCGAAAACATCGGCGAACTCGGGGCGGGCATGAAGGAGTTCAGAAAATTCATCCACGACGATGAACAATGCCGGCATGGCACCGGGATGGCGTTCGTTGAATTCTATGGCTGTCGTCAGACCAGCGGCGCGAAGCCTTTCCTGTCGACGGTGCATCTCCCCGAGGAGGGAATCCTGCATGCGATCCACCAAGCCAGCCTCGTCAGCCAAGTTGGTGATAATGGCGCTGGTGTGTGGCAGCTTTTCCATTCCTAAAAAGGACGCACCGCCCTTGAAGTCAACGAGGATGAAGTTCAGTTCCTCTGGCGAATGATTGTGAGCGAAGCTGATCACGACAGATTTGAGCAGTTCCGACTTGCCACTACCGGTCGCACCAACGCAAAGTCCGTGGGGCCCAATGCCTCCCATCGCTGATTCCTTAATGTCGAGGTACACCGGGGTTCCGGAAAAACCGATCGGTGCGCGTAAATCGCCACCCGGCAGTTCCAGCAAACTCGTTGATCCCCGCACGCGGGATCGGGCACGGCACACCTGCGCAAGCTCCACGTCGCTGAGCTGATCAGCCACGCCAAATGGAGCCCATCCATCGACCGTCCATGCGGACAAGACACTGCCACTGGCCTCATCACTGACATCGAGCAGCAGGCCCTGACCTTTGGCGTTTTCCACCCACTCCGGCGAAGGATTCGTCACGACTGCTCCCGCCATCACCGGTGTTGCACCGTCACAGAACACGACTTTCTGTGGGCCATCGTGCGGTAACCATTCATCGTGCGGTCCTTTGATGGTCAGCGCATCGGGATCTTGCATTGCCAATTGAGCCTGCATCGACCGCGCCAAACCCGGCGCGCCATCGCCGACGAGGACCACGCAATGGAAACTGGCCAGTTCCACGGCTACTGGAGCCTCGATTGTGGCGTTGCTCAAAGCCAGATCGCGCAGACTCATCGCACTCACTGGCTCAAGATCCTCCGGTGGAGCGTTGACAGGAATCTCCAATGGATCCTCCGGCGCTTGTGTCGCCGTTCCAAGCCGGACTGTCCCTGGCGTACCGGTGACATCGGCATCGCAGAAGATACGTGTCCATAGGGTGTGCGGATTCGGGTGCGCCTCCTCCATCTTTGCCAACTGTTCAGCTCGGGCACGTTGAAGTGCATCGCGAAGTGCATCGATATGGCGGTGGAAGGAGCGGCGAAGCTCATCGACATTCGTTCCTGGCGAGAACATCATCGCCATCGAGCCGAGCAGCATGAGTGGAAAAATGAACGTCATCGGCGAGCGCCCAGCCCCAGAGAGAATCATCGCACCGATCATTCCCACAACTGCCACGAGCATGACGGCGGGCATCAACATACGAATGAAAGGCGGCTTGTCCTTCGGCAGCGTCGGTGGTGCCTGCGATTGCATACGAGGGTCCCCTCCCCTGTAGTTTTCCGTCGCAGCACACCCCCTGTGCTGCGCGAGTGTCCTCAGTGTGCCACGTGCGACGTCGGTGCGCTACCGCTAATTCTTTTTTGGCGCAAAAATAGTTGCACTTATCCTTTGCGGCTGCGGATATCACGGACACCCGCTACAGTGAACACCACATTCGCGTCTCAGAGGGCTGCTTCTGCAATAAACGAGGCACCCAGACGCGACGGGGAGTACATATCGGGGATCATTTTGGGGAGGACCCTCATGCTGGCGATCAGCATTGCAATTCCAACGAAAAACGCAACGATTAACGTCGCAGTGGCCGATCACGTGCCCGTGGCAGAGATTATTCCACACCTCGTCGAACAGGAAGCGGAGCTCCACCCTGGCCAGCATTGGCACCTTTCACGCACCATTGGCGTCATCCGTCCGGAGCATTCTTTGACCGAAGCCGGCGTACGCCCCGGCGAGCTTCTGACGCTAGACCTCGCCCAGGTCACCGCCCCGGCACCCGAAGCCATCGAGGAACTCACCGGCCCGGTCGGCGCCAACCCGGCCTTATGGGTTGCAGCGGGGATAGGCGCACTGATCAGCATCCGTTCCGTACCTCTATTCCACCCATTGGATCACCACAGTTGGGATCGCATAGGGCTGCTCTCCGCCTCGGGGCGGGTCGATGTCTCTGTGTTATTGACCTTGGTAGTGACAGCACTCGCCGCTTTTGCCACGGCTGCAGGCTCACTCTTCGATAAACGCTACTGCTACATCGCAGCACTCCTAGGGTTCGGCCTCGGCTTACACATCAACGTGCTGTGCGCCTGTGTTGCCGCCTCCATGCTTGTATGGCGCCCAGGCCCGGCGCGCATCGCGACGTTTACGCTCAGTGTCTTTTCCGCGATCAACGTATTTCCGGGACTAACCCTCATCTTTGCGCTCATCACCTTGGCCTATGCGGGGCAGATCGCCGTGGTCATTGCACGAATATCACTTCCGCGCGTCCCCGCCACGGGTCTCTTCCACGAGCCGTCAACTGCGCGAGCGGGAAATGTCGTCAGTACCCATTCATCCCTCATCATCGCGGTGTGCACGGTGATTCTGGCGTGCATGTATCAACTTATTCCCGCTGGCTCTGAGCCGAGCACATGGGTGGTTGCCCTGGCTATCGTGGTAGCTCTCTGTGGGGTAAGCGCTCGAGGGACACGTCCTATCCACGCCACCGCAGTAGTCAGCATGTCCGCAGCCATCCTTGTGTGGCTTGCCTGGCACACTCCTTTAGCAATCATCGCATTGGCCCTCGTGGCATTGCCTGCCATTCGGGTGGAGTCACCGATGGTGGGCCGTCTGATCGATGTTGCGGAAGCTTTAGCCTTTACCGCTGCCATCCCGTTGGCATTGCACACGACGGGCGTCTTCGAACTGATTCGCGGGATTGGATAAAACTCCATGGCACCCACACCGAACACATGCCAACACCCCACCACAGGGCCGATCTTGCCACTGGATATCCCCGAGCTCCCCCATGGGCTCGCCACAGGCCGAGATATACCCATTGCCGTCATCGACACGGGAGCGGCTAATCCAGGAACCACCGGCGACCGCGATCATTGCCTTCTCCATGGAACGGCAGTGGCCAGTGTGCTCAAGGAAGTCGCGCCACGCAGCCACATTCACTCCATCAGGCACTCACCACACGTGGACCGTGCTGAAGGAACCGTCGAGGACCTCATCCACGCCCTCAACCGCGCCAGGGAGCATAAGGCGAAGGTCATCAATATCTCGATGGTCGCGTGCGAGGATCTCGCAGCCCTTCGCGAGGCAATCGCCAAAGCTCAAGATGCCGGCGCACTTGTGGTGTCCTCGATTGGGAACAGAGGACAGTGCGAAGAAGGCACCATGCCCTTTCCTGCCAGCGTTGAAGGTGTCATCGCGGTGGGGGCCATCGGGCAACGCGATAAGGAACCAGCGGAAGGCTCGTGGGATGCCGGTCGCGTGCCCGCAGACTATAGCGCCCCAGGTCCATGGGCAGATCTCTACGCGCCGGGCGGTCCAGTCAGTGCGCAGCTGCATATCGATGGCAAGATCCACACTGTGGTGGGCGACCCCAATCCATTTCTCGGCACGTCCTTCGCTGCCCCAGTCGTCAGCGGAACTGCGGCGTTGGTGTGGGAGATCCTTCCTTCTTCCGACGCCACGCTGGTCTCTTCCATCATGCTCGATACCGCCACGCACGGTGGTGCCGTGCCGGGAAGCTCGCGGCCCTTGCTCGTGATTGACCCTCAGGCTGCGGTTGAGCGAGCTTTGGAAATCAGGGCTGAGAGAGCAAGTAAGCCGATTAACGAGGCAACTGCCATGCCTCTGGCCACTGATCTTTCCACCACTGTCGATACCGCGCCAAAGGTTCCAGACACGCCCAGCTACGTCGTTCCTGCTTCGGTCGCGGTCCTGGTATGCGTGGTACTGATCGTCGCGTTGGTCGTGCGAGCATTAGCTTCCGACAGAAGTCCGGCATCGGGAAGCATGGACAGCACTCTCCACGGCGCGTGAGCTGGGTTGCCAAACCCGAGAGCACGTAATTCGGCTTCCGACCCGACATCGAAGCGCAAGCCGGATTCGCTAACTAACCCGAACCCACGCTCCGTCACGAGCGCCGCAGTACCGCGTGGGCCGATGTAGTGCGGACCGTCATAGGCAGGAGTCCCTGGCACGTAGGCGCTGCCAACCAGTCCGGGCAGAGCCATCCCACGGGGTTCTTCGATCCCAGTGTCCCCAACGCACAGTGTCTCAGGGGCACCCCACTCCGCGGGTTCCCGTGGCACGCCCGGCAACACCTCCACACCAGGCTGTGCGACAGCTTCCGCCAGGCTCACGTGAATCGGTACATGAGGAGAAAGGGCTTCCGCTAGCTGACGTTGAGGTCCGCGAAGCTCTGCGACGCCACCCGGTGCGGACATGAAGGCTCTGTCTCCTGCTAAAAGTACGCGACCGGCAACGTCAAAGGGCGCGGGCAACCCTGTTTTACCCTGTGGCATGCGGACATCCGGCTGCCGCTCCAGCAATCCAACGAGGTCATCGCTCACGTTCAAGGAAGGGGCACCGAGTGCCCGCGGTGCTGTCGCATCAATGAGGTAGCGCTTGTTCCCCAGCACCATCCATGTGCCACTTGGGGCTACAAGCATCACCTGTGGGTGCTCGCGAGTCTCGGGTGCCGCCACAATGACACCGGGTTCACAGTAAATAAAGGAACTCTGCGGTGCCTCCACGAGTCCCGGCACTACGGCAATGCCCATGGGATCGCCATGTGGGAACTCGGCCAATTGCTCTGCGGTGGACTGCTGAACCTCGGCCGGCTGCCGAAGGACTAGGCGAGCGCTCGCGACATTGGTGATGGGATGAAACGTGTCCTCCAGTCGCACGTGGAGTGTGCCTGTTTCATCTGCGACGAGATCGGCATCCCCAATGGAGGGTTGTGGTCTCAGCAGGCCGAGCATCACTGCCCCACCAGCGATGAGCAAGCTCACCAGTACACCGACAAAAATGGCGCGCCGTTGGCTACGCAACGGATCGTGCGCCATTCGCGCATCACCAATCACCAGCGCCAATTCCAATCGGCGGAGTAGGAAGCCATAACCGGATACTTGGATACCAGTTGTACGCATTAATGATCCCCTTTAATTAATCCCAGTGCGTCAATGATCCCCTTAAAGTGTGTCTCAGTATGTCACAGGATGTCCTAAAGCGCTGCGCATCAGTGGAGAAACTGATTAGATACCTCTCAAGGGATCACAACATCAAGGACACGGGGATTCGCCGTGTCTCGGGGGTAGTTCATGGCTTTTCTTTCAACATTGCTCATTCTTTGTTGCGCATTGGGCTGTGGCGCAGTCGGGGGAGCTGTGTATTGGCACAGCCACCGGAAAGAGAGTTCGGCATTGCGATGGTTTCGACTCTTCACTATTCATTCCCACCTCTGGGGTGACGCACCAGGAGCCGCCATCGAACGCCAGAGTTTTCTCGCCGGGTTGGGGCTCGACGAGATGACGCCGGACATGAAGTTTTTCCAGTCGGCGATCAGCAACAGCCAAGCTCGGTCTTTTAGCAACCTAGCTCCCCACACCCTGGTCGGCCTACCTGCCCAACTTGCCAGTCGCGTTCCCTTCGCCGCGGCGGGCTGTGACATGGTCGCCATCGCTACCTCTGCACCGGATCCTTCGCGTACCTACGAACCCCTGCCGCTGAAGTTCACGGTGCCGCCCGCGCCCACCTGGAAGGTCGGGTTGGCAGCGGATGGCAGTCCTCTGTGCCTTCACGCAGTGCCAGGAATGACGATCGCGATTCTGGGTTCCGCCCAAGCCATCGAAAACGCCGTCCGCGGACTGGGCTGGCCGGAACAACTGGTGACAGCACCAATCTCCGTAGATAGCTGCCAAGAATCCCTCGGCATCTGGGAAGAAGCATGGGATTCTGCGCGCACACGCATCGTCACAGCGGTAACGAACAGCGAACACTCCGATTGGCTCGTGTCGCAAGAGCGGCCCTCAGCCAGGCAGATCAGCGAACGTTTACTCGACGGAATCTTTGCCGATGCCATCCTCGTGTACGGGCAGAGATCTGGGCATGGTCTGCTAATTCACCGCGATCACCGCCAGGCGTTCACACCTTTTATTTCCCGATCTCCGCGTCACTACGAACCGCCCGCGTCGCCTCCGCCCGCGCAGCCAGTTCCTCGTCAGCTGGATAGTCGACCTGTACCAAGTTAAGGCCGTTACCCGGCGCGACCGGCACCGCGGAGCTGCGCTCGGTTTCCCCCAACAGGTCGCCGGTAAACGACTGTGGACGGCGCCCCTCTCCCACCGTCAGGCAGGCACCCACCAGGGAGCGCACCATGGACCAACAGAACGCATCGGCCACTACGTGCGCTTCATATGTTTGCGGCTCGGCGGGCGTGGACACGTCCCGCCACTGGAACTCCTGCAGCTCGCGAATGGTGGTCGCCCCCTCGCGGGCCTTGCAATAAGCCGCAAAGTCGTTGAGGCCAATGAGCGCATCGGCCGCCGCCTGCACCTTCTCCAGTTCGACAGGCCTGCGCCATACCGCGGTATCCCTGGCTCGCACGGGTCGCGGACCAGCCGGATTCGTCGTCACCCGGTAGATATAGTGGCGCCGCAGGGCCGAAAATCTGGCGTCGAATCCATGGGGCGCTGCGGAGGCAGCAGACAGTCGGATGTCTGCGGGCAGCATGCGCGACAACCTCCGGACCAGATCCTCGGGCCGCTGCAGCGAGCGCTGCGTGAACGCGTCGGCAGGGATATCCGCGTGGCAGACCTGTCCATCGGCGTGCACGCCCGCATCCGTGCGCCCCGCGACCACCAGCTGGATCGGGTGGCGTGTCACCAAGGAAAGCTTTTCTTCCAAGACCCCCGCAACCGTGCGCAGCCCGCCCTTTTGCGCGGCCCAGCCGTGGAAGTCCGTACCGTCGTAGGAGACGTCCAGGCGAACGCGCACCGTCTCTCCTGTGTTCTCCTCTGCTTTGCTCTCTGCAGCGTTCGCCACGCTACTTCGCCTCGCCTTTCTTCTTTTCCGCGCGCTGAGCAGCCTTCTTCTCCTCGGCCTTCGCCGCCTCCATGATGGCGATGCGCTTCTCCCACGCCTCTTGCGTACGCTGTGGCACCGGGCGGGCTTCAATCTTGGAATTCAGCAGGCCCACGCCCAGCAGCAGCGTCCACACGGTCTGCACATCAACGGCCATGCGTTCCCACAGGCCTGGGCGGTCGGCGACCATCATGAACGCCACAAGGCCCGCGGTGGAAACCGCCAGCAGCACCCACGTCAGCTTGTGGACCGCCGCGTTGATCATCGGCCGCTGGCCATCCGGCAATGCAGGTTCGCGTGTGCCCACCGCCACGGCAAGCATGAGCCCCAAGCCGAACACGACAGAGACCAATGCCGCTCCATCGTGGAGGTTTCCAGCCACGTTGTGAGGCACTGCACCGACCACACAGATCGCCACACCCTGGATGATCGCCAGCACACCAGCTCGCAGGCCAGCCCGCGCCTCTTTCCCCTTGTGCGCCAGAATCAGCAGCACGCCACCGATGACCAGCAGCACACCGGAGGCGCACAGACCAAAGTTGAACCACCCGTGCCACGGGCTGCAGATGAAGCGGGAGGTGAAGTTATCGTCACTCGGCATACATTCGGTCACGCCGAGGTCGCTAATGAGGTTCCAGGACAGCTCGTACACGCCCTCCCACTTCATGAGCGCCAGTGCCTGCCCCACGAACGCCACGATGGCGCTCAGGATGAACATCAGGCCGGCTGCTTTTCTCTGCGTCACGGTGGTGCTGCTCTCTTCCCTTTTTTTAAAGACGCCAACAGGTCAGTAGATGACCAGTGGCACCCTTGAACGTCCCCGTTAGTCTAGTGCACCACCCCGCGGGGTCTAACGCACCTTGCAGGTGTTGATGCCGACCAGGCGGTACAGCGGGCAGAAGCCGATAGCAGCGGTGAGCAGCATGACGGCTCCTAGGACGATGCAGATGATGCCGAAGATGGTCGACGGGCCGACGATGGCGAAGGCCACGACAAAGAAGACGACGGCGAGAACCAGACGGACAATACGGTCGAGACCGGATTCGTTGCGCTTCATGACTACTTCTCCTTGGTGAAGCGTGGGGCGGGAAATCTTCCCTGTTCTGTCGCTTCTGATTCTATGCCTGAGCTGGCAAAAGGCAATGCTGTGGAAGTGAGAGAAGAAACACGGGCCGATCGGGAATAAAATACCCCCTAGGGTACTTGCGCTCGCGGCGAACGAGGAGTAACTGACGCGTCATTACACGGGCACATGTGCCTCTACAGAGTAGAGTGATCGCCGTGTCAGAGACTGAATTCACCGCTTCCTCGCTAGACCACCGCGCCAGGCGCATCGTCGCCAGGGTCGCCGGACTGAACTTCACGGGCTTCCTGGTGGAAGTGATCATCGCCGCGGTCATCGGCTCGGCCGCCTTGTTCGCCGACGCCGCGGACTTCCTCGAGGACACCCTCATCAACGTCCTCGTCCTCACCGCCCTGGGCTGGTCCGTCGCCAGCCGCCGCAAAGCCAGCTATGTCCTAGCTGGGTTGATCCTCATCCCCGCCTGCGCCGCCTTTGGCACAGCGTTGTGGAAGATGTTTAGCGGCGAACCGCCCCAGCCCCACGTGCTGTCGGCAACGGCCATCGGCGCCATGCTCATCAACCTCGTGTGCGCACTGCTGCTCATGCGGCTGCGCAATGAGGACAGTGCGCTCATGCGCGGGGCGTGGCTGGCGGCTCGCAACGACGTGTTGGCGAACATCCTGATCCTCGCCGCAGGCGTGGTGATGGTCTTTTGGTTCAGTCCATGGCCGGACATCGTGGTCGGCGTCATCATCGGAGCGATCAATCTGTCCGCAGCCAAGGAGGTCTTCGAGCAGGCGCGGGCGGAAGATCCAGAGCTGGAAATGGACGAGGACTAGGTCTCTGGGCTGCTCTTTAAAGGAGTGCCCCAAGTGAAACCGACAACGAGAAAACGGGGCACAACCTGCACTGTGTGAGTGCGGTTGTGCCCCGTTTCGGGTGTCGAGCCTAGGCCCGAGGGGAAAAAGGACTAGTCCTCCTTGGTCTCCTCGGTTTTGGTCTCTTCAGCCTTGGTCTCCTCAGCCTTAGCCTCTTCTGCCTTCTTGGAAGCAGCTGCGCGGGTGGCGCGGGAAGCCTCGGTGGAAGCGGTTGGCTCGGTCACCAGGGAGATCTGGGACACAGGAGCGTTGTCGCCCTTGCGGTTCTCCAGCTTGATGATGCGGGTGTAGCCACCGTCACGGCCCTCGAACTTAGGAGCCAGCTCGTTGAACAGGTAAGCAACAACTTCCTTGTTCGGGATGAGCTTCAGGACGTTGCGACGGTCAGCCAGGGTGCCGCGCTTAGCCTTTGTGATGATCTTCTCTGCGTACGGACGCAGCAGCTTCGCCTTGGCATCGGTGGTCTTGATGGCGCCGTGCTCAAACAGCTGAGCAGCCAGGTTGGACAGAATCTTCTTCTGGTGGGAAGCAGAACCGCCGAGACGGGCGCCCTTCTTTGGGGTTGGCATTTCTTCTCCTCGTTGGAATTTGTGTGCGCGCTTCTAGAAGCGACTTACTCCGCGATGTCCTCGCCCTCGGTGTCTACGAAGTCGCCCGTTGCAGCGTCGTAGCCTTCGATCTCGGTAACGTCGAAGCCCTCAGGGGAATCCTTCAGGCCCAGACCCAAGCCAGCCAGCTTGATCTTGACCTCGTTGATGGACTTCTGGCCGAAATTACGGATGTCCAGCAGATCGGACTCCGTGCGAGCAGCCAGCTCACCAACGGTGTGGATTTCCTCACGCTTGAGGCAGTTGTAGGAACGGACGGAGAAGTTCAGGTCCTCGATTGGCATGTTGTAGGCAGCGATGTGCTCGGTCTCCTGTGGGGATGGACCGATCTCGATGCCCTCAGCCTCGAAGTTCAGCTCCTGGGCCAGTCCGAAGAGCTCCACCAGGGTCTTGCCTGCAGATGCCATTGCATCGCGAGCAGTGATGGAGTTCTTGGTCTCCACGTCGAGGATCAGCTTGTCGAAGTCGGTGCGCTGCTCAACACGAGTAGCTTCCACCTTGTAGCTGACCTTCAGCACTGGGGAGTAAATCTGGTCGATAGGAATGCGGCCGATCTCGGAGGAAGCGGTGGCAGCTGGCACGTAGCCACGGCCGCGCTCCACAACGAGCTCGATATCCAGCTTGCCCTGCTCATTGAGGGTGGCGATGTGCAGGTCCTGGTTGTGGACCTCCACACCGGCTGGAGGCATCACATCAGCACCGGTCACCTCGCCTGCACCTTCCTTGCGGATGTACATCGTCACTGGCTCATCAGACTCGCTGGACAGAACCAGGGACTTGATGTTCAGGATGATGTCGGAAACATCCTCCTTCACGCCAGGGATGGTGGTGAACTCGTGGAGAACACCCTCGATGCGGATGCTGGTTACTGCTGCACCTGGGATAGAGGACAGCAGGGTACGGCGCAGGGAGTTACCCAGGGTGTAGCCGAAGCCAGGCTCCAGTGGCTCGATGACGAACCGGGAACGAGACTGGTCGATGTACTCCTCGGTAAGCGCTGGGCGCTGAGAGATAAGCATTTCTGAAATTCTCCTAATCGGCGACCGCTATATGACGCCGGTAGAGGGGGAACCGTTTCCCGCCACGCAGAGTGGAGAGAAGGACGGCGCGAAAGTGTGTCGGATATTTCTCTACTACTTGGAGTAGAGCTCGACGATGAGCTGCTCCTGCAGCGGAATGTCGATCTGAGCGCGCTCGGGCAGCTGGTGCACGAGGATGCGCAGAGTTGCTGGAACGACCTGCAGCCAGGCCGGAACAACAGTGTCAACCAGACGCTCCTGGGCCTCTTCGAACCACAGCATCGACTGGGACTTCTCGCGAACGTCGATGATGTCGTACTGGGAAACCCGATAGGAAGGAACGTTGATCTTCTTGCCATTCACGGTGAAGTGACCGTGAGAGACCAGCTGGCGTGCCTGACGGCGGGTGCGTGCCAGACCAGCGCGGTACACAACGTTGTCGAGGCGGGACTCCAGCAGGATGACCAGGTTGTCACCGGTCTTGCCTGGCTGGCGGTTAGCCTCAGCGTAGTAACGGCGGAACTGCTTCTCCAGAACGCCGTAGGTGTACTTTGCCTTCTGCTTCTCCTGAAGCTGCAGCAGGTACTCGGACTCCTTGATGCGAGCGCGGCCAGCCTGTCCCGGAGGGTACGGACGGCGCTCGAAGGAGCTGTCGCCGCCGACGAGGTCGACGCGGAGGCGACGGGACTTGCGGGTTGCAGGGCCGGTATAACGAGCCATGGTGTATCCCTATCCTTTCTGTGAGAAATTAAACGCGACGACGCTTTGGTGGGCGGCAACCGTTGTGTGGCTGTGGAGTCACATCAGCGATCGTGCCAACCTCGAGGCCGGCGGTGGACAGGGAACGGATGGCGGTTTCGCGGCCGGAGCCCGGGCCCTTCACGAAAACGTCAACCTTCTTCATGCCGTGCTCCATTGCCTTGCGAGCAGCGGACTCGGCAGCCATCTGTGCAGCGAACGGGGTGGACTTACGGGAACCCTTGAAGCCGACGTGGCCGGAGGATGCCCAAGAGATCACAGCGCCGTTCGGGTCCGTGATGGACACGATGGTGTTGTTGAAGGTGGACTTGATGTACGCGTGGCCCTGAGCCACATTCTTCTTGACGACGCGACGGCCGGTACGGCGAGCGCCGGAACGAGTCTTTGGAGGCATTACTTCTTCTTTCCTGCGATCGTCTTCTTAGGACCCTTACGGGTACGTGCATTGGTCTTGGTGCGCTGACCGCGAACCGGCAAGCCACGACGGTGGCGCAGGCCCTGGTAGGAACCAATCTCAATCTTGCGACGGATGTCAGCCTGGATCTCGCGGCGGAGGTCACCCTCCACCTTCCAGGTGTTCTCGATAACGTCACGCAGAGCGGACAGCTGCTCGTCGGTCAGATCCTTAGAGCGCAGGTCAGGAGAGATGCCGGTCTTTTCCAGCGCCTCCTTGGAACGGGCTGGGCCGATTCCGAAAATGTAGGTGAGTGCTACCTCCATGCGCTTATCGCGTGGGAGGTCCACACCAGCAAGGCGTGCCATATGGCAGGTTCCTTCCGGTAAGTGCGGCGGTTTTCTCCATACTCATCCCGGACAAAAGCGCACTGAACTATCACAGCAGTACAGTTTTGCGGGCTTCGGCCGCCGCGGCCAAAGGTAGTGATCGGGGGTCTCACTGCAACCTTGTGCGGTGAGCGCACCAT
Coding sequences within:
- a CDS encoding EsaB/YukD family protein, which produces MLAISIAIPTKNATINVAVADHVPVAEIIPHLVEQEAELHPGQHWHLSRTIGVIRPEHSLTEAGVRPGELLTLDLAQVTAPAPEAIEELTGPVGANPALWVAAGIGALISIRSVPLFHPLDHHSWDRIGLLSASGRVDVSVLLTLVVTALAAFATAAGSLFDKRYCYIAALLGFGLGLHINVLCACVAASMLVWRPGPARIATFTLSVFSAINVFPGLTLIFALITLAYAGQIAVVIARISLPRVPATGLFHEPSTARAGNVVSTHSSLIIAVCTVILACMYQLIPAGSEPSTWVVALAIVVALCGVSARGTRPIHATAVVSMSAAILVWLAWHTPLAIIALALVALPAIRVESPMVGRLIDVAEALAFTAAIPLALHTTGVFELIRGIG
- the eccB gene encoding type VII secretion protein EccB, translating into MRTTGIQVSGYGFLLRRLELALVIGDARMAHDPLRSQRRAIFVGVLVSLLIAGGAVMLGLLRPQPSIGDADLVADETGTLHVRLEDTFHPITNVASARLVLRQPAEVQQSTAEQLAEFPHGDPMGIAVVPGLVEAPQSSFIYCEPGVIVAAPETREHPQVMLVAPSGTWMVLGNKRYLIDATAPRALGAPSLNVSDDLVGLLERQPDVRMPQGKTGLPAPFDVAGRVLLAGDRAFMSAPGGVAELRGPQRQLAEALSPHVPIHVSLAEAVAQPGVEVLPGVPREPAEWGAPETLCVGDTGIEEPRGMALPGLVGSAYVPGTPAYDGPHYIGPRGTAALVTERGFGLVSESGLRFDVGSEAELRALGFGNPAHAPWRVLSMLPDAGLLSEANARTTNATISTTHTRTATEAGTT
- the truA gene encoding tRNA pseudouridine(38-40) synthase TruA, which produces MANAAESKAEENTGETVRVRLDVSYDGTDFHGWAAQKGGLRTVAGVLEEKLSLVTRHPIQLVVAGRTDAGVHADGQVCHADIPADAFTQRSLQRPEDLVRRLSRMLPADIRLSAASAAPHGFDARFSALRRHYIYRVTTNPAGPRPVRARDTAVWRRPVELEKVQAAADALIGLNDFAAYCKAREGATTIRELQEFQWRDVSTPAEPQTYEAHVVADAFCWSMVRSLVGACLTVGEGRRPQSFTGDLLGETERSSAVPVAPGNGLNLVQVDYPADEELAARAEATRAVRSDAEIGK
- a CDS encoding DUF998 domain-containing protein — translated: MTQRKAAGLMFILSAIVAFVGQALALMKWEGVYELSWNLISDLGVTECMPSDDNFTSRFICSPWHGWFNFGLCASGVLLVIGGVLLILAHKGKEARAGLRAGVLAIIQGVAICVVGAVPHNVAGNLHDGAALVSVVFGLGLMLAVAVGTREPALPDGQRPMINAAVHKLTWVLLAVSTAGLVAFMMVADRPGLWERMAVDVQTVWTLLLGVGLLNSKIEARPVPQRTQEAWEKRIAIMEAAKAEEKKAAQRAEKKKGEAK
- a CDS encoding YgaP family membrane protein, giving the protein MKRNESGLDRIVRLVLAVVFFVVAFAIVGPSTIFGIICIVLGAVMLLTAAIGFCPLYRLVGINTCKVR
- a CDS encoding cation transporter; translation: MSETEFTASSLDHRARRIVARVAGLNFTGFLVEVIIAAVIGSAALFADAADFLEDTLINVLVLTALGWSVASRRKASYVLAGLILIPACAAFGTALWKMFSGEPPQPHVLSATAIGAMLINLVCALLLMRLRNEDSALMRGAWLAARNDVLANILILAAGVVMVFWFSPWPDIVVGVIIGAINLSAAKEVFEQARAEDPELEMDED
- the rplQ gene encoding 50S ribosomal protein L17, which codes for MPTPKKGARLGGSASHQKKILSNLAAQLFEHGAIKTTDAKAKLLRPYAEKIITKAKRGTLADRRNVLKLIPNKEVVAYLFNELAPKFEGRDGGYTRIIKLENRKGDNAPVSQISLVTEPTASTEASRATRAAASKKAEEAKAEETKAEETKTEETKED
- a CDS encoding DNA-directed RNA polymerase subunit alpha codes for the protein MLISQRPALTEEYIDQSRSRFVIEPLEPGFGYTLGNSLRRTLLSSIPGAAVTSIRIEGVLHEFTTIPGVKEDVSDIILNIKSLVLSSESDEPVTMYIRKEGAGEVTGADVMPPAGVEVHNQDLHIATLNEQGKLDIELVVERGRGYVPAATASSEIGRIPIDQIYSPVLKVSYKVEATRVEQRTDFDKLILDVETKNSITARDAMASAGKTLVELFGLAQELNFEAEGIEIGPSPQETEHIAAYNMPIEDLNFSVRSYNCLKREEIHTVGELAARTESDLLDIRNFGQKSINEVKIKLAGLGLGLKDSPEGFDVTEIEGYDAATGDFVDTEGEDIAE
- the rpsD gene encoding 30S ribosomal protein S4, with protein sequence MARYTGPATRKSRRLRVDLVGGDSSFERRPYPPGQAGRARIKESEYLLQLQEKQKAKYTYGVLEKQFRRYYAEANRQPGKTGDNLVILLESRLDNVVYRAGLARTRRQARQLVSHGHFTVNGKKINVPSYRVSQYDIIDVREKSQSMLWFEEAQERLVDTVVPAWLQVVPATLRILVHQLPERAQIDIPLQEQLIVELYSK
- the rpsK gene encoding 30S ribosomal protein S11; the encoded protein is MPPKTRSGARRTGRRVVKKNVAQGHAYIKSTFNNTIVSITDPNGAVISWASSGHVGFKGSRKSTPFAAQMAAESAARKAMEHGMKKVDVFVKGPGSGRETAIRSLSTAGLEVGTIADVTPQPHNGCRPPKRRRV
- the rpsM gene encoding 30S ribosomal protein S13 — protein: MARLAGVDLPRDKRMEVALTYIFGIGPARSKEALEKTGISPDLRSKDLTDEQLSALRDVIENTWKVEGDLRREIQADIRRKIEIGSYQGLRHRRGLPVRGQRTKTNARTRKGPKKTIAGKKK